A genomic window from Halogeometricum borinquense DSM 11551 includes:
- a CDS encoding S8 family peptidase encodes MGTASAEDGRNQYIVTASGKGVRKRLEREGFEVVKSIGDDSVHLVIGGSKSAIQRVSGVKSADSNEVYRLLGPAKQATSSEGSRDDEYAETQWDKHDDTTGAFQAHDTATGSGRRVAIIDTGIETDHPDLTTATADGKLFRADGISSPTGTPTVAGDTTIQARLPPESEEIESYTYLGAPKLRTQAAADDVDSHGTHCAGISTGNNTGTTGIAGMAPDAEAVPLRVFYWKKVENFPWDKDGDGEAEEHVTVTTLATTDFDILSAIEYAPETNADAANMSLGGGVIKGSAHKSGEHVAYQTVIQNAVKRGTVVTASAGNASSNLQQGGYYTLPNSVPGAMSITATGPGNERAFYSNDGTSDVDVGAPGGGYETVEKTLAPDTEWPYPLNLVYSSVPADLNDGSQYAWYAGTSMAAPQVAGLVALVREVAPDLTAKQVQNVIERTARFSKGKSSPDIGAGVVYAPDAVAEADRFSK; translated from the coding sequence ATGGGGACAGCAAGCGCCGAAGACGGCCGGAACCAGTACATCGTAACCGCTTCTGGCAAGGGTGTTCGGAAGCGACTCGAACGCGAGGGATTCGAGGTAGTGAAGTCCATCGGGGACGACTCCGTCCACCTCGTTATCGGCGGATCGAAGTCGGCTATCCAACGCGTCAGCGGCGTGAAGTCCGCGGACTCGAACGAGGTGTATCGACTGCTCGGTCCGGCAAAGCAGGCAACGAGTTCCGAGGGTTCGCGGGACGACGAGTACGCCGAAACGCAGTGGGACAAACACGACGACACCACGGGTGCGTTTCAGGCGCACGACACAGCAACGGGGTCCGGCCGACGCGTCGCTATCATCGACACGGGAATCGAGACGGATCATCCTGACCTGACCACCGCGACAGCGGACGGCAAACTGTTCCGTGCCGACGGGATATCGAGTCCGACCGGGACTCCCACCGTCGCTGGCGATACGACGATTCAGGCGCGACTCCCGCCCGAAAGTGAGGAAATCGAGTCGTACACGTACCTCGGCGCACCGAAACTGCGCACGCAAGCGGCGGCCGACGACGTGGATTCGCACGGAACCCACTGTGCGGGCATCTCCACCGGGAACAACACCGGTACGACTGGCATTGCCGGGATGGCACCCGACGCCGAGGCCGTCCCGCTTCGCGTGTTCTACTGGAAGAAAGTCGAGAACTTCCCGTGGGACAAAGACGGCGACGGCGAGGCAGAAGAGCACGTCACGGTCACGACGCTGGCGACGACGGACTTCGACATCTTGAGTGCAATCGAGTACGCGCCTGAGACGAACGCCGACGCGGCGAACATGAGCCTCGGCGGCGGCGTCATCAAAGGCTCAGCGCACAAGTCGGGCGAACACGTCGCCTACCAGACTGTCATCCAGAACGCGGTCAAACGCGGCACCGTCGTGACTGCAAGTGCAGGTAACGCTTCTTCGAACCTCCAACAGGGTGGCTACTACACGCTCCCGAACAGCGTCCCCGGCGCGATGAGTATCACGGCGACCGGGCCGGGTAACGAACGAGCGTTTTACTCGAACGACGGCACCAGCGATGTCGATGTCGGCGCACCCGGGGGCGGCTACGAGACAGTGGAGAAGACGCTAGCACCGGATACCGAGTGGCCGTACCCGCTGAACCTCGTCTACTCGTCGGTGCCCGCGGATCTGAACGACGGGTCGCAGTACGCGTGGTACGCTGGGACGTCGATGGCCGCGCCGCAGGTGGCCGGACTCGTCGCCCTCGTCCGCGAAGTTGCACCCGACCTGACGGCCAAGCAGGTTCAGAACGTTATCGAGCGAACTGCCCGCTTCAGCAAAG
- a CDS encoding type II/IV secretion system ATPase subunit, translating to MSGRPAAESGGTARTSAAEVPPPLPPDDGDAWYAPDVRAQYEVVPGVVATIRDDAHGVGFRYEVHEPGLGAREEAALARVRDHFSVVNRRRPLTREGTAERAAGGVPPKYRRVFDRLLDVSPAAQRRIEYYALCELRLLGEVTPLALDDRIDVVDVGRDDEDGTLVVHTENYAPATTAYRTDAEFADRVAGERLRHYTVPFCGFDVDVVLHRDHLLGDDRFTTKYAVLEPDLLPGDDELIAECKERIWEANAGEVVEDRREFVRERARQFLSRRLTARNTRAWLEATEFRVRTALAEYGLALPPVDRRFAEDRLDDLVYYVLRDYVGEGVLTVPIRDPNLEDIEANRVGERVKVIPRAGIADDSTVGGGRVPTNLAFEDETSFVNVVTQLAAADGVELNASRPSAKVNLRPEGIEETIRCAVALPVISEGGPHVSIRKQSADPMTPVDLVHLDALPIELVALLWMLYEHHRVVLFSGPTGVGKTTLMNAHMPFIPYDHRPVSIDEGSREVRLPHETGISLTTRDHESEFKRVSMADLMTEANYLNPDVEVIAEVNTPASFETFAEVLNTGHGVIGTTHAEDIETLVNRVVEQGLPTYLLRELDLVVFPHRVDGERYVGEVVELVDESGYDALPPTARKGTVEKGGQTLYWNTVLWRETDGSFSLAHDHPRLGDDHQRLSHRVFHRIAAATDREVDAVEAEFLRKRGYVEYLVREDVSEFDRVFGFLSDLRTDEAATVERVRRQMAESADETEDETEGETDA from the coding sequence ATGAGCGGCCGACCCGCGGCCGAGAGCGGTGGGACGGCGAGAACGAGCGCGGCCGAGGTGCCACCCCCGCTCCCACCGGACGACGGCGACGCGTGGTATGCCCCGGACGTTCGCGCACAGTACGAAGTTGTCCCCGGCGTCGTCGCCACCATCCGTGACGACGCCCACGGCGTCGGCTTCCGATACGAAGTTCACGAACCGGGGTTGGGCGCACGGGAGGAGGCGGCTCTCGCCCGCGTCCGAGACCATTTCTCCGTCGTGAACCGCCGTCGGCCGCTGACCCGCGAGGGGACCGCAGAACGCGCCGCTGGCGGTGTGCCACCGAAATACCGCCGCGTGTTCGACCGTCTCCTCGACGTGTCGCCAGCTGCTCAGCGACGCATCGAGTACTACGCGCTCTGCGAGTTGCGACTCCTCGGCGAGGTCACGCCGTTGGCGCTGGACGACCGCATCGACGTGGTTGACGTGGGGCGGGACGACGAAGACGGAACACTCGTCGTCCACACCGAGAACTACGCCCCCGCGACGACAGCCTATCGAACGGACGCCGAGTTCGCAGACCGAGTTGCTGGCGAGCGATTGCGCCACTACACGGTCCCGTTCTGCGGATTCGACGTGGACGTGGTTCTCCATCGGGACCACCTCCTCGGCGACGACCGGTTCACCACGAAATACGCCGTACTCGAACCCGACCTCCTTCCGGGCGACGACGAACTCATCGCCGAGTGCAAAGAGCGCATCTGGGAAGCGAACGCCGGAGAGGTCGTCGAAGACCGACGCGAGTTCGTCCGTGAACGCGCCCGGCAGTTCCTCTCGCGCCGTTTGACGGCTAGAAACACCCGCGCGTGGCTCGAAGCCACCGAGTTCCGCGTGCGGACTGCTCTCGCCGAGTACGGGCTTGCGCTGCCGCCCGTAGACCGTCGGTTCGCCGAGGACCGTCTGGACGACCTCGTGTACTACGTCCTCCGCGACTACGTCGGCGAGGGTGTCCTCACCGTTCCCATCCGCGACCCAAATCTCGAAGACATCGAAGCCAACCGTGTCGGCGAACGCGTGAAGGTCATTCCGCGCGCCGGTATCGCCGACGATTCGACCGTCGGCGGCGGCCGCGTTCCCACGAACCTCGCGTTCGAAGACGAGACGAGTTTCGTCAACGTCGTCACCCAGTTGGCGGCCGCCGACGGCGTCGAGTTGAACGCGTCGCGTCCGTCGGCGAAGGTGAATCTCCGACCCGAAGGGATCGAGGAGACGATTCGGTGTGCCGTCGCTCTCCCGGTCATCTCCGAAGGCGGTCCGCACGTTTCCATCCGCAAGCAGTCTGCGGACCCGATGACACCGGTAGACCTCGTCCACCTCGACGCCCTGCCGATCGAGTTGGTCGCCCTCCTGTGGATGCTGTACGAACACCACCGCGTCGTCCTCTTCTCCGGTCCGACGGGCGTCGGGAAGACGACGCTGATGAACGCGCACATGCCGTTCATTCCGTACGACCACCGCCCGGTGAGTATCGACGAAGGGTCCCGCGAGGTACGCCTCCCGCACGAAACGGGCATTTCACTGACGACGCGCGATCACGAATCCGAGTTCAAACGCGTCTCGATGGCCGACCTGATGACCGAGGCCAACTATCTGAATCCCGACGTCGAGGTGATCGCCGAGGTGAACACGCCCGCCTCGTTCGAGACGTTCGCCGAAGTCTTGAACACAGGGCACGGCGTCATCGGGACGACGCACGCCGAAGACATCGAAACGCTGGTCAACCGCGTCGTCGAGCAGGGACTACCTACCTATCTGCTCCGCGAGTTGGATCTCGTGGTGTTCCCGCACCGCGTCGATGGCGAACGCTACGTCGGTGAAGTCGTCGAACTCGTTGACGAATCGGGCTACGACGCACTGCCCCCGACGGCACGGAAGGGAACGGTCGAAAAGGGCGGACAGACGCTCTACTGGAACACTGTGCTGTGGCGGGAGACCGACGGGTCGTTCTCGCTGGCGCACGACCACCCGCGACTCGGAGACGACCATCAGCGACTCTCCCACCGCGTCTTCCACCGTATCGCCGCGGCCACGGACAGGGAAGTCGATGCAGTCGAAGCCGAGTTCCTCCGGAAGCGCGGCTACGTCGAGTATCTCGTCCGCGAAGACGTCTCCGAGTTCGACCGCGTGTTCGGGTTCCTCTCTGACCTCCGGACCGACGAGGCGGCGACGGTCGAACGCGTCCGGCGTCAGATGGCCGAATCAGCGGATGAGACGGAAGACGAAACGGAGGGCGAAACCGATGCGTGA
- a CDS encoding type II secretion system F family protein yields the protein MTDTVSRSVAARDDSISVLDRVLYALFARHADASRHERDRRAYRGTDLRIGFDLFLARVYGASWAAMLLVAVPIPFLFLALPTSTLDGWVAFAESVVPFAGRLPIPRIPRLFLGIVAAAAVGGAVKRSVVALGGRYLGWIAAARRANIDRMLPGAVRYLHVLASGSDGRRTMLRRVADTDAYGETAVSLRKALNTAAMTGNINEGLRRVARDTPAENTLAPFLLKFREHADQGSDALRNYLRMESRMLGHQQDRARRRAEGFLELLAEIFIVLLVLPALLVIILTVMSVIAPGLSTTVPTPVGTTTLRGVIVYGSGAFIIAVGLGAASLVATIRPPDQTVTYARPETTVGMLATATTNPASATLAFVPLGVVASLVAAAAKSNIVDVVLAGYVVYAIPVGVVAVRRARLDGAKDRELKDFVHAISGHVSLGRPFPEAVEHVAREVELGPLSDDVADLALNLRLTSPNTGTDEDLRTAALDRFVERVGTPMAEQTIGLVIGALDAGSDTGTVFETLQSEVGRLYHEKRALRSGMLVYVAVGWTTALLVVGITVATGAHVFDGFAQLSSMSDLSGVAIDPRAVDLERDRYRIYVTTQATMLASGWFAGVASRGRYEALLHSGALVAVCYVVFAGAGLI from the coding sequence GTGACAGACACAGTCTCCCGGTCGGTAGCCGCGCGAGACGACTCTATTTCGGTTCTCGACCGCGTCCTGTACGCGCTGTTTGCCCGCCACGCGGACGCCTCACGGCACGAACGGGACCGGCGAGCGTACCGCGGCACCGACCTCCGAATCGGGTTCGATCTGTTTCTCGCACGGGTCTACGGTGCCTCGTGGGCCGCGATGCTGCTCGTTGCTGTCCCGATTCCGTTCCTGTTTCTCGCGCTTCCCACATCGACACTGGACGGATGGGTCGCGTTCGCGGAGTCAGTCGTCCCGTTCGCCGGTCGCCTCCCGATTCCGCGCATTCCTCGACTCTTCCTCGGAATCGTCGCCGCTGCCGCGGTCGGTGGCGCGGTAAAACGGAGCGTCGTCGCCCTCGGCGGTCGGTATCTCGGCTGGATCGCCGCCGCGCGCCGGGCGAACATCGACCGGATGCTGCCGGGCGCCGTCCGCTATCTCCACGTTCTCGCCTCGGGGAGCGACGGCCGCCGAACGATGCTCCGGCGCGTCGCCGACACCGACGCGTACGGCGAGACGGCCGTCTCGCTTCGGAAGGCGCTCAACACCGCGGCGATGACCGGGAACATCAACGAAGGGCTCCGCCGCGTCGCCCGCGATACGCCCGCGGAGAACACGCTCGCACCGTTCCTGTTGAAGTTCAGAGAACACGCCGACCAAGGCTCTGACGCCCTGCGAAACTACCTTCGGATGGAGAGTCGAATGCTCGGACACCAACAGGACCGCGCGAGACGCCGTGCTGAGGGTTTTCTCGAACTTCTCGCGGAGATATTCATCGTCCTGCTCGTCCTGCCCGCCTTGCTGGTCATCATCCTGACCGTAATGAGCGTCATCGCGCCCGGCCTGTCTACGACGGTCCCAACGCCCGTCGGAACGACGACGCTCCGCGGCGTCATCGTCTACGGAAGCGGTGCGTTCATCATCGCTGTCGGTCTCGGCGCGGCATCGCTCGTGGCAACGATTCGTCCGCCAGACCAGACGGTGACGTACGCGCGCCCCGAGACGACGGTCGGGATGCTCGCCACGGCGACGACCAACCCAGCGAGTGCGACGCTCGCGTTCGTGCCACTCGGTGTCGTTGCTTCGCTGGTCGCGGCGGCCGCGAAGTCGAATATCGTCGATGTCGTCCTCGCTGGCTACGTCGTCTATGCCATCCCCGTTGGCGTCGTCGCCGTCCGACGTGCCCGCCTTGACGGCGCGAAGGACCGCGAACTGAAAGATTTCGTTCACGCTATTTCCGGGCACGTCAGCCTCGGTCGCCCGTTTCCCGAAGCGGTCGAACACGTCGCTCGTGAGGTCGAGTTAGGTCCGCTTTCCGACGACGTGGCGGATCTGGCGCTCAACCTCCGTCTCACGTCGCCGAACACGGGCACGGACGAGGACCTCCGAACCGCCGCGTTGGACCGGTTCGTCGAGCGCGTCGGGACGCCGATGGCCGAACAGACAATCGGACTCGTCATCGGCGCACTCGACGCCGGAAGCGACACCGGAACGGTGTTCGAGACGCTCCAATCCGAGGTTGGCCGCCTCTACCACGAGAAACGAGCGCTCCGCTCCGGGATGTTGGTCTACGTCGCTGTCGGATGGACCACCGCGCTGCTCGTCGTCGGAATCACGGTTGCCACGGGCGCGCACGTCTTCGATGGATTCGCGCAGTTATCGTCGATGTCGGATCTCTCCGGCGTCGCCATCGATCCGCGCGCTGTGGACCTCGAACGCGACCGGTACCGAATCTACGTGACGACGCAGGCGACGATGCTCGCGTCAGGGTGGTTCGCCGGTGTCGCCAGTAGAGGCCGCTACGAGGCGCTACTCCACTCGGGTGCGCTGGTTGCCGTCTGCTACGTCGTCTTCGCGGGGGCCGGACTGATATGA
- a CDS encoding DUF7289 family protein, translating to MSRNQHSATGTRRDRAQSAIVGVALLLGLTVVGIGILTAAAGTVVQEGASTAATTRVAGGLDDALDTGTAAETEATIRLSGGTMRVTNRTVRVLNDSGVAWSGHTGAIVYESGNKPVSAVAGAVAVGNGDRSRLDAPPSIAPANGTLYVGVPVLNASGTDAVSARETTVPVTLRTTPTHERRLLSANRYRVAVETAAPGAWERHFRDQGATTSRRDFDADGTPSVVADFPGRRTLHLVVHDLRLRMEVGA from the coding sequence ATGAGCCGGAACCAGCACAGCGCGACCGGAACTCGACGTGACCGCGCCCAATCCGCTATCGTCGGTGTGGCTCTCCTGCTCGGCCTCACCGTCGTCGGCATCGGCATCCTGACCGCCGCCGCGGGGACGGTCGTCCAAGAGGGTGCATCGACCGCCGCGACAACCCGCGTCGCTGGTGGACTGGACGACGCACTCGACACCGGCACGGCGGCGGAGACGGAGGCAACTATCCGTCTTTCAGGTGGGACGATGCGCGTCACGAACCGAACTGTCCGCGTCCTGAACGACTCCGGCGTCGCGTGGTCCGGGCACACTGGAGCGATTGTGTACGAATCCGGCAACAAGCCCGTCTCAGCCGTCGCGGGGGCTGTCGCGGTCGGTAACGGAGACCGTAGCCGACTGGACGCACCGCCGAGTATTGCGCCCGCGAACGGGACGCTGTACGTCGGCGTTCCAGTCCTGAACGCCTCCGGAACCGACGCCGTCTCCGCCCGCGAGACGACAGTTCCGGTGACGCTTCGGACCACGCCGACGCACGAGCGACGACTCCTCTCTGCAAACCGCTACCGTGTGGCCGTCGAAACGGCGGCACCCGGTGCGTGGGAACGCCACTTCCGCGACCAAGGGGCGACCACTTCGCGGCGTGATTTCGACGCCGATGGAACGCCGAGCGTCGTCGCCGACTTCCCGGGACGGCGAACACTCCACCTCGTCGTTCACGACCTGCGACTCCGGATGGAGGTGGGCGCGTGA
- a CDS encoding DUF7266 family protein, translating to MSVRRRWCGQRDGRTPKGRTDRALSPVVGKALELGIVVLFIALVTTTFYGDVIPGYRTTAAAEVAERTVVDAAASVEDAVPERTHRIDRRVAVSLPATIRGDPYRLRATSPANESTTALVLEHPDEGVGGRVTLSFPVREVAVSGTWQSTSESWAVVSNDGGRIVVTLENGRNAASGVVNAVAGGAP from the coding sequence GTGAGCGTTCGACGGAGATGGTGCGGTCAGCGCGACGGACGCACCCCAAAAGGCCGCACGGATCGCGCGCTCTCTCCGGTCGTCGGGAAAGCGCTCGAACTCGGCATCGTCGTGCTGTTTATCGCCCTCGTAACGACGACGTTCTACGGCGACGTGATCCCCGGCTACCGAACGACGGCCGCCGCCGAGGTGGCCGAGCGCACAGTCGTCGATGCCGCAGCGTCAGTCGAGGATGCGGTGCCCGAGCGAACGCATCGCATCGACCGCCGCGTCGCCGTCTCGCTTCCGGCGACAATTCGCGGCGACCCGTATCGTCTCCGTGCGACTTCGCCGGCAAACGAGAGTACGACTGCGTTAGTTCTCGAACATCCAGACGAAGGCGTCGGTGGGCGAGTAACGCTCTCGTTCCCGGTGCGCGAGGTGGCGGTGTCGGGGACGTGGCAAAGTACGAGCGAATCGTGGGCCGTCGTCAGCAACGATGGGGGTCGTATCGTGGTGACACTGGAGAACGGACGGAACGCCGCTTCTGGCGTCGTGAATGCCGTCGCGGGAGGTGCGCCGTGA
- a CDS encoding DUF7263 family protein, translating to MTTERGQANLIGLAAALVLLATVTTGSVALASIALADADTDSETRHAAETLADRLVAADADHTRRANAVSENAIRALNTTAVDRLAPSVRNRSIRIRLGDEVLVERGDPEKTTVRRLVRVEQYERRTTTVDLVTQRSVSLPDRTETVELDISTDGTTTLTTVRANDRIVLRDRSGLSGTYEFKVARVNPPQLEFTTEDGVDGTVTVTWTETTATVEPLEVTVGA from the coding sequence GTGACGACCGAACGCGGGCAGGCAAACCTCATCGGACTCGCCGCCGCGCTCGTCCTCCTCGCCACGGTAACGACGGGAAGCGTCGCCCTCGCCTCCATCGCACTCGCAGACGCTGACACCGACTCCGAGACGCGGCACGCCGCCGAAACGCTTGCAGACCGATTGGTCGCCGCCGACGCCGACCACACGAGACGGGCGAACGCAGTCAGCGAAAACGCGATTCGTGCGCTGAACACGACGGCGGTAGACCGACTCGCGCCCTCGGTACGCAACCGTTCGATTCGCATCCGATTGGGTGACGAAGTTCTTGTCGAACGCGGCGACCCCGAGAAAACGACGGTTCGTCGTCTCGTCCGAGTCGAACAGTACGAACGCCGAACGACGACGGTTGATCTCGTGACGCAGCGGAGCGTGTCGCTTCCGGACCGAACCGAGACGGTCGAACTCGACATCTCGACCGACGGGACGACGACGCTCACGACGGTCCGCGCGAACGACCGCATCGTGCTTCGGGACCGGAGCGGTCTCTCCGGCACCTACGAGTTCAAGGTGGCGCGCGTCAATCCGCCGCAACTCGAGTTTACGACGGAAGACGGCGTGGACGGAACCGTCACCGTGACGTGGACGGAAACAACCGCGACGGTCGAACCGCTGGAGGTGACCGTCGGTGCATAG
- a CDS encoding DUF7262 family protein: MHSDRAQLATPLIEVTVGIFLILAVALGFALLPVETEETATLDRTASDALSVLAAEPPEGTGPNRIAAACRSESAFETEADELDSRLRAILPDPLSYRLATPQGHVGQPRPSGIPAGTASFTTDGCTVTLWVWYV, encoded by the coding sequence GTGCATAGCGACCGGGCACAACTCGCCACGCCGTTGATCGAAGTGACGGTCGGAATCTTCCTCATTCTCGCCGTCGCGCTCGGATTCGCGCTCCTTCCCGTCGAGACCGAGGAGACTGCGACGCTCGACCGAACGGCGTCGGACGCGCTCTCGGTTCTCGCCGCCGAACCGCCGGAGGGAACGGGACCGAACCGGATTGCCGCTGCCTGTCGGTCGGAATCGGCGTTCGAGACCGAAGCGGACGAACTGGATAGCCGACTGCGTGCGATACTCCCCGACCCGCTCTCGTACCGATTGGCGACGCCGCAGGGTCACGTCGGACAACCTCGCCCGTCCGGCATCCCAGCGGGAACAGCATCGTTCACTACTGACGGCTGTACGGTGACGCTTTGGGTGTGGTACGTATGA
- a CDS encoding DUF7261 family protein has translation MTRDRGQVVLLAAVVVAVALVPMALAYAQLGYDTGGDEPAAGPGIDGARRALSSAFTGAAVQTDGAYHWSNREAAVSTVRDDMADDVTRVENAAAATDRSLVVSYNDSEATGWAVRNCPDGRGREFGPCEVEDGIVIQQRANETAVVAAALDLDIVAPDERTNATVVVRAV, from the coding sequence ATGACCCGCGACAGGGGGCAGGTGGTCCTCCTCGCGGCCGTCGTCGTCGCCGTCGCGCTCGTTCCGATGGCCCTCGCGTACGCGCAACTGGGATACGACACCGGGGGCGACGAACCCGCCGCTGGACCCGGAATCGACGGCGCGAGACGGGCGCTTTCGTCAGCATTCACCGGCGCGGCCGTTCAGACGGATGGCGCATACCACTGGAGCAACCGGGAGGCGGCGGTTTCGACGGTGCGAGACGACATGGCCGACGACGTGACTCGCGTCGAGAACGCAGCGGCCGCCACAGACCGCTCGCTCGTCGTCTCGTACAACGATTCGGAGGCGACGGGATGGGCAGTACGGAACTGCCCTGATGGGCGCGGGCGGGAGTTCGGTCCGTGCGAAGTCGAAGACGGTATCGTGATTCAACAGCGTGCCAACGAAACCGCAGTCGTCGCCGCGGCGCTCGACCTCGACATCGTCGCACCCGACGAGCGAACGAACGCGACGGTGGTCGTGCGGGCGGTGTGA
- a CDS encoding trypsin-like serine peptidase produces MANNIPESDRPMLADEFVELDNEPEQIDPEALATLREPTLYLSSLTEQQRSEFATERVEELSIRETEFENVARVDLDEDMAVGRVGQAGEAVDPPNRKAGFEHEFDPYLPDDDGIRYHPKIGTPRSHEPLRRRDGESVTPHYVLGSDDRQVFVPDGYPWRCTGKIYAWTDPSGGPAWSGTGALVGRNVVLTASHVVPWDSDPWMMRFVPAYWDGSSRLGGSVNSYVQAYRGYENHSQGDDMAVLKLYTPLGDTFGYFGYKTYHDSWEDGDYWTKVGYPGAVASGQRPSRVTWYPIIDDDNDGAGVELEYRADSSGGGSGGPVFGWWSGSPYVVGTHSGGEEEYHFPWKIAKHNVSAGGGSLSNLIGWGRSNW; encoded by the coding sequence ATGGCAAATAACATACCCGAATCGGACCGACCGATGCTCGCGGACGAGTTCGTCGAGTTAGACAACGAACCAGAGCAGATCGACCCCGAAGCGCTCGCTACGCTGCGGGAGCCGACACTGTATCTGAGTTCGCTCACAGAGCAGCAGCGGTCGGAGTTTGCCACCGAGAGAGTCGAAGAACTGTCTATCCGAGAGACGGAGTTCGAGAACGTAGCCCGTGTTGATCTCGACGAGGACATGGCGGTCGGACGGGTCGGTCAAGCGGGTGAGGCCGTGGATCCACCCAACCGTAAGGCGGGGTTCGAACACGAATTCGATCCGTATCTCCCGGACGACGACGGGATAAGATACCACCCGAAAATCGGGACCCCACGGTCACATGAGCCGCTCAGGCGTCGAGACGGGGAGTCGGTCACCCCACACTACGTCCTCGGTTCGGACGACCGCCAAGTGTTCGTTCCGGACGGCTACCCGTGGCGATGTACCGGGAAGATATACGCCTGGACCGATCCGTCCGGCGGACCCGCGTGGTCGGGAACCGGGGCTCTCGTCGGTCGGAACGTCGTCCTCACCGCAAGCCACGTTGTTCCGTGGGATTCGGATCCGTGGATGATGCGGTTCGTCCCCGCGTACTGGGACGGTTCATCACGGCTCGGCGGGTCAGTCAATTCGTACGTCCAAGCGTACCGCGGCTACGAGAATCACAGCCAAGGCGATGATATGGCCGTTTTGAAGCTCTACACGCCGCTCGGTGATACGTTCGGATACTTCGGGTACAAGACCTACCACGATAGCTGGGAGGACGGCGACTACTGGACCAAAGTCGGATATCCGGGCGCGGTTGCGAGCGGTCAGCGACCGAGCAGAGTGACATGGTATCCGATCATCGACGACGACAACGACGGCGCGGGCGTCGAGTTGGAGTACCGAGCAGACTCAAGCGGCGGTGGCTCCGGCGGACCGGTGTTCGGATGGTGGTCCGGTTCGCCGTACGTCGTCGGGACCCACTCCGGCGGCGAAGAAGAGTATCACTTCCCGTGGAAGATTGCAAAGCACAACGTCTCTGCCGGAGGCGGGTCGCTCTCGAACCTCATCGGGTGGGGGCGGTCGAACTGGTGA